A section of the Rhodothermus sp. genome encodes:
- a CDS encoding NYN domain-containing protein — MHSRKPTRTTALFVDYENLYQQTARYLQTHSDINGQLADLLYSLRRYLLARRRFRVVRGRAYADFEQYPDGLAIQRALAEQGIEPCLIPSSLEAPSRQLQLTIDALQMLQTHPEVQTFVVVSGNLSYLPLMEHLRSHGRQVALLQLTPPSDLVHERLGDRLLLDPRPILEHAGLRQLLTHLPGNPAPPSLTSSASLQPLTDDPAALRALELIVEHFGRYEEIYLTPLLRKMSEALDEPDVEPKELIHRLEAAGAVRLERRRGFPYDYTVLILHENHPDVHRIRETLEQMTHLDTPTNGDLSNDDHVEDAAGEEPSAL, encoded by the coding sequence ATGCATTCCAGAAAACCGACTCGAACCACGGCGCTTTTTGTCGACTACGAAAACCTGTATCAGCAAACTGCACGCTATCTACAAACGCATTCCGACATCAACGGACAGCTGGCCGATCTGCTCTACAGCCTCCGTCGTTACCTGCTGGCACGCCGCCGATTTCGTGTAGTACGCGGCCGGGCCTATGCCGACTTCGAACAATACCCTGACGGACTGGCCATTCAACGCGCCCTTGCTGAACAGGGGATCGAGCCCTGCCTGATTCCCTCCAGCCTGGAGGCTCCAAGTCGTCAGCTACAGCTCACCATCGACGCCCTCCAGATGTTACAGACGCACCCGGAGGTGCAGACGTTTGTGGTGGTCAGCGGCAATCTTTCCTATTTACCCCTGATGGAACACCTGCGTAGCCACGGGCGCCAGGTGGCCCTGCTCCAATTGACGCCACCCTCCGACCTGGTGCACGAGCGCCTGGGCGATCGCCTGTTGCTCGATCCACGCCCGATTCTGGAACACGCCGGTCTCCGTCAATTACTGACGCATCTGCCCGGCAACCCCGCTCCCCCCTCCCTTACGTCTTCCGCTTCCTTGCAACCCCTGACCGACGATCCGGCAGCCCTGCGTGCCCTTGAGCTGATCGTTGAACACTTTGGACGCTACGAGGAAATCTACCTGACTCCTCTGCTCCGAAAAATGTCGGAAGCACTCGATGAACCCGACGTAGAGCCTAAAGAACTCATCCACCGCCTCGAAGCTGCAGGGGCAGTTCGCCTGGAACGGCGACGGGGCTTCCCCTATGACTATACCGTACTCATCCTGCATGAGAACCATCCAGACGTGCACCGCATCCGGGAAACCCTGGAACAAATGACCCACCTGGATACCCCTACCAACGGAGATCTATCTAACGACGATCACGTTGAAGATGCCGCCGGAGAAGAACCCTCGGCGCTGTAA
- the hslV gene encoding ATP-dependent protease subunit HslV — translation MPHQQIHGTTVLGIRHNGKVALGADGQATLGNTVMKRRAQKVRALYNGKILAGFAGATADALTLFERFEGKLQQHGGNVLRAAVELAKDWRTDRYLRRLDALLAVASPDRLLLISGNGDLIEPDDDIVAIGSGGPFALAAARALRKHRSDLSAREIVEEALSIAADICIYTNHELTILEIVSQNKK, via the coding sequence ATGCCCCACCAACAGATACATGGTACTACCGTCCTGGGCATACGACACAATGGCAAAGTCGCCCTGGGCGCCGACGGCCAGGCTACACTGGGCAACACCGTCATGAAACGCCGCGCCCAGAAGGTGCGCGCACTCTATAACGGAAAAATTCTGGCGGGCTTTGCCGGTGCCACTGCCGATGCTCTGACGCTTTTCGAACGCTTTGAAGGCAAGCTCCAGCAACACGGCGGCAATGTGCTACGCGCGGCTGTCGAACTGGCCAAGGACTGGCGCACCGATCGCTACCTGCGCCGCCTGGATGCGCTGCTGGCAGTGGCCTCGCCGGACCGGCTGCTGCTTATCAGCGGCAATGGTGACCTGATTGAGCCCGACGACGATATCGTAGCCATTGGATCTGGCGGCCCCTTCGCCCTGGCAGCTGCCCGCGCCCTCCGCAAACACCGCTCCGACCTGTCGGCCCGGGAAATCGTCGAAGAAGCCCTCTCCATTGCGGCCGACATCTGCATCTACACCAACCATGAGCTTACCATTTTAGAGATTGTCTCCCAGAACAAAAAATAA
- the dacB gene encoding D-alanyl-D-alanine carboxypeptidase/D-alanyl-D-alanine-endopeptidase has product MHLRSGLFLLLLCSLTGWTGALRAQSTAQLQATLDHLLDAPTYEPAFWGALVLNLQDSTVLYARHTRQNFTPASVTKLFVTAAALEQLGPDYRYTTRLLADGPVIDGVLHGNLIVRGAGDPAIGGRFTDGDRTAIFRTWADSLRRYGIRRITGDLIGDDDYFDDTPLGTGWSWDDLTYWYAAEISALSFNDNCVDVTIEAGRPGEPGRISWEPPTTYVQLINQTYTIPAGQKLKEGYQRLPGTNTILLFSRVPEGRRDTESLTVHNPTRFFVHVLREVLLAEGIAIEGRPVDVDELSIKPDYSAPNLWTVATYTSPPLSEIVRIINRRSQNLYAEMLLRTLGAERPVTDTTLHPGSAEMGLAAAARTWLRAGIDTSRIQFVDGSGLSSQNLVTPEATVRLLAYMAHHPNRAVWHTFYASLPTGGEAETTLQDRFRTGRARGNVRAKTGTLSNASALAGYVRTPDGHLLAFALFCNHYTVPTRQVRRTIDAFVEQLARYRH; this is encoded by the coding sequence ATGCACCTGCGATCCGGTCTGTTTCTGCTGTTGCTGTGTAGCCTGACAGGATGGACAGGCGCACTGCGTGCGCAATCGACTGCGCAGCTGCAAGCCACACTGGATCACCTGCTTGACGCGCCCACCTATGAACCAGCATTCTGGGGAGCGCTTGTGCTGAATCTGCAGGACAGTACCGTACTCTATGCGCGCCACACCCGCCAGAACTTCACGCCCGCCTCTGTCACCAAGCTGTTCGTCACAGCAGCCGCCCTCGAACAACTCGGTCCTGATTATCGCTACACTACCCGACTGTTAGCCGACGGTCCTGTCATTGATGGCGTCCTTCACGGCAATCTCATCGTCCGGGGTGCTGGCGATCCGGCAATCGGGGGCCGCTTTACCGATGGCGACCGCACAGCCATTTTTCGCACCTGGGCCGATTCATTGCGTCGCTACGGCATCCGACGTATCACCGGCGATCTCATCGGCGACGACGACTACTTCGACGACACACCCCTCGGCACAGGCTGGAGCTGGGACGACCTGACCTACTGGTATGCCGCTGAGATCAGTGCCCTATCGTTCAATGACAACTGCGTGGACGTTACCATCGAAGCAGGTCGACCGGGCGAGCCAGGCCGCATCTCCTGGGAGCCGCCAACCACCTACGTCCAGCTCATCAATCAGACGTATACGATTCCTGCCGGCCAGAAACTGAAAGAAGGCTATCAGCGCCTTCCCGGTACCAATACGATCTTGTTGTTCAGCCGTGTGCCCGAAGGTCGTCGCGATACCGAATCGCTTACGGTCCACAATCCTACCCGCTTTTTCGTACACGTTCTACGTGAGGTATTGCTGGCCGAAGGTATCGCCATTGAAGGGCGACCGGTCGATGTGGACGAACTTTCGATCAAACCAGACTACAGCGCCCCGAACCTGTGGACAGTGGCTACCTACACATCACCGCCGCTTTCGGAGATCGTGCGCATTATCAACCGTCGGAGTCAGAACCTGTACGCCGAGATGCTTCTCCGGACGCTCGGTGCTGAACGACCGGTTACCGATACGACCCTGCATCCCGGCTCTGCCGAAATGGGACTGGCTGCCGCCGCACGCACCTGGCTCCGGGCCGGTATCGACACCAGCCGCATCCAGTTTGTAGACGGTTCCGGCCTCTCTTCCCAGAATCTCGTTACACCCGAAGCCACAGTCCGCCTGCTGGCCTACATGGCTCATCATCCGAATCGCGCAGTATGGCATACGTTTTATGCCTCCCTACCTACCGGTGGTGAAGCAGAAACCACGCTCCAGGACCGCTTCCGCACCGGCCGCGCACGTGGAAACGTTCGGGCCAAAACCGGAACCCTCTCCAACGCAAGCGCCCTGGCCGGATACGTCCGCACGCCCGACGGTCATCTGCTGGCTTTTGCGCTGTTTTGCAACCATTACACCGTACCCACCCGCCAGGTCCGTCGTACCATCGATGCCTTTGTGGAACAGCTCGCTCGTTATCGTCACTGA
- the mreC gene encoding rod shape-determining protein MreC, protein MTRTHWFVDALFLLIALGLALSLLFAHNRPILQGLRALTLELAARVEARLAWAGHYFRALEENERLRAENIRLAGELARAREALIANERLTRLLALRDTFRTLPVRAARIVAKDITRQRNLLTIDVGRIDGVRPGMAVVDDQGIIGTVVLVTSHYARVLPYLNTDFRVAARIQPIGAMGIVRWDGEQLRRLLMESVSRTEPVQPGMLVVTAPYSNIFPPGFPVGRITDVIRLPGLNTLRIYLEPASPLDRASYVFVILRLPDSERQQLDLANMP, encoded by the coding sequence ATGACGCGCACGCACTGGTTCGTCGATGCCCTGTTCCTGCTGATAGCACTGGGCCTGGCGCTCAGCCTGCTATTTGCACATAACAGGCCGATCCTGCAGGGTCTACGTGCCTTGACCCTGGAGCTGGCAGCTCGGGTAGAAGCGCGGTTGGCCTGGGCGGGTCATTACTTTCGCGCCCTGGAGGAAAACGAACGCCTCCGTGCCGAAAACATTCGCCTGGCCGGCGAGCTGGCACGTGCCCGTGAAGCGCTGATTGCCAATGAACGCCTGACCCGTCTGCTGGCACTGCGCGACACCTTCCGCACGCTGCCAGTCCGCGCTGCTCGGATCGTGGCTAAAGACATCACCCGGCAACGTAACCTTCTGACGATTGATGTGGGTCGTATCGACGGTGTCCGCCCCGGCATGGCCGTTGTTGACGATCAGGGCATCATCGGTACGGTCGTCCTGGTTACTTCGCACTATGCGCGGGTGCTTCCTTATCTGAACACAGACTTTCGGGTGGCAGCTCGTATTCAACCTATCGGGGCCATGGGTATCGTGCGATGGGATGGTGAGCAGCTCCGTCGCCTCCTCATGGAGTCGGTCAGCCGAACCGAACCCGTACAGCCCGGTATGCTGGTGGTCACCGCTCCCTACAGCAACATCTTTCCTCCGGGTTTCCCGGTAGGCCGCATCACGGACGTGATCCGTTTGCCCGGATTGAATACGCTGCGTATCTACCTGGAACCCGCTTCCCCGCTGGACCGAGCCTCCTATGTGTTCGTGATCCTGCGTCTTCCCGATTCAGAACGCCAACAACTGGATCTCGCTAACATGCCCTGA
- a CDS encoding rod shape-determining protein, whose protein sequence is MGLFNFATDVAIDLGTANTLVYIKGRGIVLNEPSIVAVHRNTRKVIAIGREALQMHERTHPEIETIRPLKDGVIADFEVAEQMIRGFIRKVQRSWYTSIRRMVVCIPSGITEVEKRAVRDSAEHAGAKRVYLISEPMAAAIGIGLNVEEPVGNMVVDIGGGTTEIAVIALAGIVVNESIRVGGDELDNAIIQYFKRNHNLLIGQRTAERIKCEIGSAIELDPELELSVKGRDLVTGIPKIRTISSEDVREALRDPVSQIAAAVLRCLERTPPELGADILERGIMLTGGGALLKGLDAMIRNRVELPIYVAEDPLTAVARGTGKVLEELERYERVLL, encoded by the coding sequence ATGGGGCTGTTCAATTTTGCTACCGACGTTGCCATTGATCTGGGCACTGCCAATACGTTGGTCTACATCAAAGGACGCGGCATTGTGTTGAACGAACCCAGTATCGTAGCCGTACACCGCAACACGCGCAAAGTTATCGCGATCGGTCGCGAAGCCCTGCAAATGCATGAGCGCACCCATCCCGAAATCGAAACCATCCGGCCCCTCAAAGATGGAGTCATTGCCGACTTTGAGGTTGCCGAGCAGATGATCCGAGGGTTCATCCGCAAGGTCCAGCGCAGCTGGTACACTTCAATCCGTCGCATGGTCGTCTGCATTCCCAGCGGGATCACCGAGGTGGAAAAGCGGGCCGTGCGCGACTCGGCCGAGCACGCTGGTGCCAAACGGGTCTATCTGATCAGCGAGCCCATGGCTGCTGCCATCGGAATCGGCCTGAATGTAGAGGAGCCCGTAGGCAACATGGTCGTGGACATTGGCGGGGGCACTACCGAAATTGCCGTCATCGCCCTGGCCGGTATTGTGGTCAACGAGTCGATTCGCGTCGGTGGTGATGAACTGGACAACGCCATCATTCAGTATTTCAAACGTAACCATAACCTGCTGATCGGCCAGCGCACTGCTGAACGCATCAAATGCGAAATCGGTAGTGCCATCGAACTTGATCCCGAACTGGAGCTTTCGGTCAAAGGACGCGACCTGGTCACCGGTATCCCCAAAATTCGAACCATCTCTTCGGAAGACGTTCGTGAGGCGCTGCGCGATCCGGTCAGCCAGATCGCTGCCGCTGTGCTCCGATGCCTGGAACGCACGCCACCAGAGCTGGGTGCCGACATCCTGGAACGTGGCATCATGCTTACAGGGGGCGGTGCCCTGCTGAAAGGTCTTGATGCCATGATCCGCAATCGCGTAGAATTGCCTATCTATGTCGCAGAGGATCCACTGACGGCCGTGGCGCGCGGCACCGGCAAGGTGCTGGAAGAGCTCGAACGTTACGAGCGAGTGTTGCTCTGA
- the purH gene encoding bifunctional phosphoribosylaminoimidazolecarboxamide formyltransferase/IMP cyclohydrolase has protein sequence MLHQPRTHEVPDLHPIRRALLSVFDKSGLVPFARRLTSLGIELISTGGTARTLRAAGLPVRDVSELTGFPEILDGRVKTLHPAIHGGLLARRNVPEDLAQLEQHGIVPIDLVVVNLYPFEQAVARAPEDEALAIENIDIGGPTLIRAAAKNFFFTAVVVDPSDYDPVARELEKQQGALTLNTRRHLARKAFACTATYDRAIATYLAGRLQPTAPEALPSRLTIDLPRVQLLRYGENPHQPAALYGEPERFFRQLHGKTLSFNNLLDLSAALRLIDEFREADPTCAILKHTNPCGVATANTLVEAYTRAFATDRRSPFGGIVVVNRPLDRDTAEAIDQVFTEVIIAPDFEEGVLAFLQRKANRRIIQQLRPVHETLDIRSAVGGLLVQKPDTALPPLEALRSSWRVVTRRAPTETEWRDLDFAWRVVKHVKSNAIVYARDRATLGIGAGQMSRVDASEIAVLKGNREGHDFTGSVVASDAFFPFADGLLAAIESGARAVIQPGGSIRDEEVIQAADAHNVAMVFTGTRHFCH, from the coding sequence ATGCTGCACCAACCCCGCACCCACGAAGTGCCGGATTTACACCCCATCCGACGGGCGCTTCTGTCCGTTTTTGACAAAAGCGGTCTGGTCCCATTTGCTCGCCGTCTGACTTCCCTGGGGATCGAACTGATTTCTACCGGCGGTACTGCCCGCACACTCCGTGCAGCCGGACTACCTGTACGCGACGTTTCGGAGTTGACCGGCTTTCCGGAAATCCTGGACGGCCGCGTCAAAACGCTGCATCCGGCCATTCACGGCGGGTTGCTGGCCCGTCGTAACGTGCCCGAAGATCTGGCCCAGCTTGAGCAGCACGGCATTGTCCCCATCGACCTGGTCGTCGTCAATCTCTATCCCTTCGAGCAGGCCGTTGCCCGGGCGCCTGAAGACGAAGCGCTGGCGATCGAAAACATCGATATTGGCGGTCCTACGCTGATCCGTGCCGCCGCTAAGAACTTCTTCTTCACGGCGGTTGTGGTCGATCCGTCCGACTACGACCCTGTAGCCAGAGAGTTGGAGAAGCAACAGGGTGCTCTGACGCTGAACACGCGCCGCCATCTCGCCCGGAAAGCCTTTGCCTGCACAGCTACCTACGATCGTGCCATTGCTACCTATCTGGCAGGCCGCCTGCAACCAACCGCACCGGAAGCCCTGCCATCCCGTCTGACCATCGACCTGCCACGCGTGCAGCTCCTGCGCTACGGCGAAAACCCGCATCAACCCGCAGCACTCTATGGCGAACCGGAGCGCTTCTTCCGCCAACTTCATGGCAAAACCCTCTCCTTCAACAACCTGCTGGACCTGAGCGCAGCGCTTCGATTGATCGATGAGTTTCGAGAAGCCGACCCCACCTGTGCCATCTTGAAGCACACCAACCCGTGCGGCGTTGCCACCGCCAATACGCTCGTCGAAGCCTATACCCGCGCCTTCGCTACTGATCGGCGTTCCCCCTTCGGCGGCATTGTGGTGGTCAATCGCCCCCTTGACCGCGACACGGCCGAGGCAATCGATCAGGTCTTCACGGAGGTGATCATTGCTCCGGACTTTGAAGAAGGCGTGCTGGCCTTTCTGCAAAGAAAGGCCAACCGACGCATTATTCAGCAGCTGCGCCCGGTCCACGAGACATTAGACATACGCTCGGCTGTAGGCGGCCTGCTGGTCCAGAAACCCGACACTGCCCTTCCTCCCCTGGAAGCCCTGCGCAGTTCCTGGCGGGTCGTCACCCGACGTGCCCCTACCGAAACGGAATGGCGCGACCTGGATTTTGCCTGGCGTGTGGTCAAGCACGTCAAGAGCAACGCTATCGTTTATGCCCGTGATCGGGCTACGCTGGGAATCGGTGCTGGTCAGATGAGCCGGGTGGATGCCTCCGAAATCGCCGTGCTGAAAGGCAACCGCGAAGGCCACGACTTTACCGGAAGCGTGGTCGCCTCTGACGCCTTCTTCCCTTTCGCCGACGGCCTGCTGGCCGCCATCGAAAGCGGTGCGCGCGCAGTAATTCAGCCGGGCGGCTCTATTCGGGACGAAGAGGTAATTCAAGCCGCCGACGCCCACAACGTGGCGATGGTCTTTACCGGTACCCGGCATTTTTGCCACTGA
- the purN gene encoding phosphoribosylglycinamide formyltransferase: MLASAKRPPIRLAVFASGAGTNFQAILNAIQAGRLSAQVVLCVSDRPTAGALKRARQHGIPTAVRSPKDYPSPEAFGEALLELLHTHNVELVALAGYLKKIPDNVVAAYRNRILNIHPSLLPAFGGPGMYGRHVHEAVLHYGVRWTGATVHLVDEVYDHGPIVLQEPVPVLPDDTPETLAARVLEVEHRLYPQALQLFAEGRIEITGRRVRILPSPPENHHA; the protein is encoded by the coding sequence ATGCTCGCGTCCGCCAAACGCCCCCCCATACGCCTGGCCGTCTTTGCCTCGGGCGCCGGCACCAATTTTCAGGCTATCCTCAATGCCATTCAGGCTGGCCGTCTGTCGGCGCAGGTCGTTCTGTGCGTAAGTGACCGCCCTACGGCCGGTGCGCTGAAACGCGCCCGACAGCACGGTATCCCTACCGCCGTACGATCTCCGAAGGATTATCCTTCCCCGGAAGCTTTTGGCGAGGCCCTGCTTGAGCTGCTGCACACCCACAACGTCGAACTGGTCGCCCTGGCCGGCTACCTGAAAAAAATCCCCGACAATGTGGTAGCCGCTTACCGAAACCGCATCCTGAATATTCATCCATCGCTACTGCCTGCTTTTGGCGGACCGGGCATGTATGGCCGCCATGTGCACGAAGCCGTGCTCCACTACGGCGTGCGCTGGACCGGTGCCACCGTTCACCTGGTGGACGAAGTGTACGACCACGGCCCGATCGTGCTGCAGGAACCCGTGCCGGTCCTGCCCGACGACACCCCGGAGACGCTGGCTGCTCGGGTGCTGGAAGTAGAGCACCGGCTTTATCCCCAGGCGTTACAACTGTTTGCCGAAGGACGCATCGAAATTACTGGTCGTCGGGTCCGTATCCTGCCTTCACCCCCCGAAAACCATCATGCATAA
- a CDS encoding LD-carboxypeptidase, translating into MELTLRHPQALHPGDRVAVVAPASPPDPEKLEAGIQRLEAAGLIVERGRTLSARRGYLAGDDQLRAEELNHYLQRTDIRAIFCARGGYGCLRLLPLLDYTTAAHAPKLLIGYSDITALQLALLCHAALPGLSGPMVAIDWPLIDPATEQCFWELARGATPDPLQPIGPTSPRVLRPGTAEGILIGGTLSVLVRLIGTPYLPDLTGAILFLEDVGEVPYRLDGMLAQLRLAGILDRLAGVVLGYFTDCFPSVSVPSLTLEEVLYDYFGTVPYPVVVDFPYGHVAAKNTLPVGVRARLTADETEVRLSLLEPVTR; encoded by the coding sequence ATGGAGTTAACATTGCGACATCCGCAGGCCTTACACCCGGGCGATCGTGTGGCCGTCGTAGCTCCGGCCAGCCCTCCTGACCCCGAAAAGCTGGAGGCCGGCATTCAACGGCTGGAAGCCGCAGGATTGATCGTAGAGCGCGGCCGCACTCTGTCGGCTCGCCGGGGCTATCTGGCTGGCGATGACCAGCTACGCGCCGAAGAGCTGAATCATTACCTGCAGCGTACCGATATCCGGGCCATCTTCTGTGCCCGCGGTGGCTACGGCTGCCTGCGTCTGCTTCCGTTGCTGGACTATACAACCGCCGCCCACGCGCCCAAACTACTGATCGGCTACAGCGACATTACCGCGCTGCAACTGGCGCTGCTATGCCACGCAGCCCTGCCCGGCCTTTCCGGTCCCATGGTAGCTATCGACTGGCCCCTGATTGACCCTGCAACGGAACAATGCTTCTGGGAACTGGCCCGGGGCGCTACTCCCGATCCATTACAACCCATCGGCCCTACGTCGCCACGCGTATTACGTCCTGGCACCGCTGAAGGCATCCTGATAGGGGGTACGCTTTCGGTACTCGTACGGCTGATCGGCACCCCTTATCTGCCTGATCTGACCGGCGCCATTCTCTTCCTGGAGGACGTTGGCGAAGTCCCCTACCGCCTCGACGGCATGCTGGCGCAATTACGCCTGGCGGGCATACTCGACCGCCTCGCTGGCGTCGTGCTGGGGTACTTTACGGATTGTTTCCCCAGCGTCTCCGTCCCTTCGCTCACACTTGAAGAAGTGCTATACGATTATTTCGGCACCGTACCCTATCCCGTTGTGGTCGACTTTCCTTACGGGCACGTTGCTGCCAAAAATACTTTGCCTGTAGGCGTACGGGCCCGCCTGACTGCCGATGAAACGGAAGTACGACTCTCGCTGCTGGAACCCGTTACGCGATAA